Proteins encoded by one window of Acinonyx jubatus isolate Ajub_Pintada_27869175 chromosome X, VMU_Ajub_asm_v1.0, whole genome shotgun sequence:
- the LOC113597606 gene encoding rhox homeobox family member 1-like, producing MEPPPGSPLEDTASQSLGDDEFRERQDAKPTVISVTGGDIGKDLLSEPERGAAAEGEESHGGAGAPGPVDEIQKGGGGGEEPPQQQQEAHAATEDPQPQDRQPRLHHLFMRLELKELERVFQRTQYPDVFARAKATYGLEATEICQPLRSVQGGSDAYRAGPRGKYFPAVCK from the exons ATGGAACCTCCGCCCGGGAGCCCCCTAGAAGACACCGCTTCCCAAAGCCTGGGAGACGATGAGTTCCGAGAACGGCAGG aCGCGAAGCCTACCGTGATCTCAGTAACTGGAGGAGACATCGGGAAGGATCTACTGTCCGAACCTGAGCGGGGAGCAGcagcagaaggggaagaaagccACGGCGGCGCGGGAGCTCCCGGCCCCGTAGACGAGATCCAgaagggcggcggcggcggagagGAGCCcccgcagcagcagcaggaggcccACGCGGCCACCGAGGATCCGCAGCCCCAGGACAGGCAGCCACGCCTCCACCACCTGTTCATGCGGTTGGAACTGAAGGAGCTGGAGAGAGTTTTCCAACGCACCCAGTACCCCGACGTGTTCGCGCG agCCAAAGCTACCTATGGGCTGGAAGCCACCGAAATCTGCCAGCCCTTGCGCTCCGTCCAAGGTGGGAGTGATGCCTACAGGGCTGGGCCTCGAGGTAAATATTTTCCTGCAGTATGTAAATGA